The genomic interval AATATTCCTTATGCATATGTTGGAATTAAAAAAGTGAAAGAAGAATTTTTACTCAGTCACTATGATTTATATTCAAATAAAACAATTGAAAAAAAAATATCATCAAGCAAAATAAGTTTCAGAGCTTCGGGAAATTATGAAAAAGATATTGCGCAATTAAGTTATAGTTTTGATGGGAAAACTTTTATAGAAATTGGAGACTCAATTCGGCTGCCGTATCAGCTGAAAACATTTCAAGGTTCGAGGTATGCACTTTTTGCATACAACACAATCGGCAATGAAGGAGGCTATGTTGATTTTGAAGATTTTAAACTTGCTGAACCTTTAGCTGATCGTTCAAACAACATCCCATTAAATAAAATAATTACTTTAACAAATTTGACTGATGAAACCCATGTATGGGCAAATCCGCATGGTATGATGCATTCTATAAAACAGGGCTCAAAAGAATTTGAAGGCCTGGGTTGTCAATTTAAAGTACATGACCGCAAGAATGGAAGAGTTAGTCTTGAAGCGATGAATGGAGTGGGATTTTTGACAGTTGTGGGAATCGGTTTAACTGCCGATGTCAGATTAATAAAGGAAGAATCGGAAGGAAGTTTATTCCAGTGGCAGGATCTGCTTCATGGAAACTGCATGCTTATGTCGCTTAAAACAAACAGATATGTAGGTATAACCAAAGGTACCGGTAGCGCATATTCCGCAGATTTCCCGGGAACATTACCGAATAGAAAAAACGGAACTGTTTTCATTTGGCGCGAAATGGAAAAATAATCGCGGTTAAATGAAGCTGCAAATTAAATACGAAATAAAATGAAAAAATATTAACATATAAAAAAATAATTCTGATTCTGATATTTATCTGCAGTCAAATAACTTATTCACAGGTCGTGCTTCCCAAATTAATAAGCGATGGAATGGTACTGCAGCGGGACGCGAAAATAAAAATATGGGGTTGGGCTTCGAAAAATGAAGAAGTTAAAATTCATTTTATTGATTCAACTTATATTACTAAAACAAATCAGGTAGGTGAATGGTCTGTTAATATTTCCGAATTAAAATCCGGCGGACCTTATGAGATGCAAATAGACGCAAGTAACTCAATTAAAATTAAGGACATACTTGTTGGCGATGTTTGGGTTTGCTCCGGACAATCCAATATGGGATTACCGCTTGGCGTGTTAAAAGATGTTTATAAGGATGAGATCAGTGAAATAAATAATCCTATGATCCGCCAATTCTCAACATTTCCAAGAACAAACTTTTCAAACCGTGATTCTGATTTTAAGTTCGGAATATGGCAGCATGCGGATTCAAATAATATTTACGGCTTAACAGCGGCAGGTTATTTTTTTGCGAAAAACATATACGAAATTTACAAAGTGCCGATAGGATTATTAAATGTAAATATGGGTGGTTCTGCCGCGGAAGCATGGATTAGCGAAGAATCTATGAAAGAATTTCCTATTTACTATAAAGAATTATTGAAATTTAAGAGCCCCGGGTATTTGGAATTGAGAAATAAACAAGACGATGAAAGAGCGAATAATTGGAATCGAATGTTGAGAATAAACGATATTGGGCTAAAAGATGAAAAGCAATTATGGTCGGATCCAAACTTAAATATTTCTAATTGGGAAAGCATGCAAATCCCGGGTTACTGGGCGGATACAAAAGTCGGCAATGTTAACGGAGTTATTTGGTTCAGAAAGGAATTCTATCTGACAGACAAAAATACAAATGGATCAGCGTATTTGAAATTAGGCAGAATAGTTGACAGCGATTCAGTTTTTATAAATGGGAAATTTATTGGTTCTACAGGTTCTCAGTATATGCCAAGAAATTATGAAATTCAAAATGACATTTTAAATGAAGGCAAAAATGTCATTGTTGTTCGAGTAATCAATTATATTCATAAAGGAGGGTTTGTTCCAGGTAAGAAATATGAATTACTGATCAGCGGTCAAAAAATAAATTTAGCAGGCGAATGGAATTATAAGATTGGAGCAACATCCGAACAATTGGATGACCATTTATTTACTGGGAAAATACCTACGGGATTATTCAATGGAGGTATTGCACCCTTGCTAAATTATAATATCAAAGGCGTTTTGTGGTATCAAGGCGAATCCAATACTAGTCGTGCTTTTGAACATTATGATCTATTTAAATTACTGATCAAAGATTGGCGGAAAAATTGGAAACAAGGCGATTTCCCATTTATCTTTGTTCAGCTTCCGAACTTTGTAGAAGTAAACGTTGAACGTACGAATTATGATTGGGCAATTTTCCGCGAAAGTCAGCTCAAATCCTTATCAATTCCAAATACGGGTATGGCAGTTGCCATTGATATTGGAGAATATAATGATATTCATCCGGTAAACAAAAAAGACATAGGCGCGCGCCTTGCATTAGCCGCGCGTAAAGTTGCATATAACGAGCAAAATATTGTTTACTCTGGACCTATATACAAATCGATGGAAATAATTGAAGATAAGGTAATTTTAAGTTTTTCCAATTCCGGCAGTGGTTTGGTAGTTAAAGGCGGTAAACTGAAGAGTTTTGAAATTTGCGGAATTGATAATGAGTTTTATCCGGCTGAAGCAAAAATTGAAAATAATAAAATTCTTGTTTGGTGCAGTAAAGTACTTCTGCCAGTGGCAGTTAGATATGCATGGAATAATAATCCCGAAGACGCAAATCTTTATAATAAAGAAGGATTACCGGCATCTCCATTTAGAACGAGTGAGCTGTATTGAAAAAAAATATTTAATAAATGATTCTTAAATAAATAAAATATGGGGTCGAAATGAAAAATAATAATCCTACTCAAAAGAGATGTTTACTAATTGACGTGGGTTTTGCCGAAAAATTAAATAATAGTTATTTAATTATAAAAATTAATTTGTTCGTTTTATTCTTTTCGGCAATTATGAATTATTCATATTGTCAGAAACTAAAACTTAACGAATCGGAATATTTCGAAACGCAAGGGTTAAATGTATTGGTTTATAGCAATCAATATAACGGGATGTTCTTCGATGAAAAAACTGCGGGGATTGAAATAATTCAAAACGGCGTCAGAACCTCTACTGGCGGCGCGGTAAGGTTAGCAAACACACCAGAGCAGTGGGATTTGGTTCCGATGGTTGTCGAACGAAAAGTAGATAAAGAAAAAAATAGCATTGACGTTGTATTGAGATATCAAGAGTTTGACTTTGATTCTAAAATTAATGTAACCTCTAAAGATAATGGCGTACTTATAAGTGTTTATCTTGATAAGC from Ignavibacteriota bacterium carries:
- a CDS encoding beta galactosidase jelly roll domain-containing protein — encoded protein: MVLQRDAKIKIWGWASKNEEVKIHFIDSTYITKTNQVGEWSVNISELKSGGPYEMQIDASNSIKIKDILVGDVWVCSGQSNMGLPLGVLKDVYKDEISEINNPMIRQFSTFPRTNFSNRDSDFKFGIWQHADSNNIYGLTAAGYFFAKNIYEIYKVPIGLLNVNMGGSAAEAWISEESMKEFPIYYKELLKFKSPGYLELRNKQDDERANNWNRMLRINDIGLKDEKQLWSDPNLNISNWESMQIPGYWADTKVGNVNGVIWFRKEFYLTDKNTNGSAYLKLGRIVDSDSVFINGKFIGSTGSQYMPRNYEIQNDILNEGKNVIVVRVINYIHKGGFVPGKKYELLISGQKINLAGEWNYKIGATSEQLDDHLFTGKIPTGLFNGGIAPLLNYNIKGVLWYQGESNTSRAFEHYDLFKLLIKDWRKNWKQGDFPFIFVQLPNFVEVNVERTNYDWAIFRESQLKSLSIPNTGMAVAIDIGEYNDIHPVNKKDIGARLALAARKVAYNEQNIVYSGPIYKSMEIIEDKVILSFSNSGSGLVVKGGKLKSFEICGIDNEFYPAEAKIENNKILVWCSKVLLPVAVRYAWNNNPEDANLYNKEGLPASPFRTSELY